A genomic region of Candidatus Paracaedimonas acanthamoebae contains the following coding sequences:
- a CDS encoding sel1 repeat family protein — protein sequence MKTLVHVILLNIIIFSVATAKNIEVKLFNDPHAQALEIEKNLDFFIKEAQSGDKNAEYNVAGYYYFVPNNNRDIPKAVTMLHKLAGEGHAVSQYLLGMMYFSGENVQKDLQKGIKWLQKAAEQGIPEAQLYIGLLKFKGTGGIQQDVNQAITWLEKSANQGNIDAQINLATVYENANKFEEAVKWYLKAAEKGHVKAQIILGKAYYEGTGVSKNTKEAIKWFEKAAEQENLDAQMNLAIVYGNEKNYEEAAKWYLKAAEKGEVEAQVKLGKFYYEGIGVLKNINESIKWFEKAAEKNNSYAQYNLGIIHLENDNKLKSLEYMRQAAEKGHSEAEFIMGKFYFEGKVVSKDYNEAKRWFEKGVPKGFSPAQEALQIVNRVL from the coding sequence GTGAAAACACTAGTGCATGTTATATTGCTCAATATTATTATTTTTTCTGTAGCAACAGCCAAAAATATAGAAGTTAAATTATTTAATGACCCACATGCTCAAGCTTTAGAAATTGAAAAGAATCTCGACTTTTTTATCAAAGAAGCCCAATCAGGAGATAAAAATGCCGAGTATAATGTAGCAGGCTATTATTATTTTGTTCCTAATAATAATAGAGATATTCCAAAAGCTGTTACCATGCTCCATAAACTTGCAGGTGAAGGACATGCTGTATCTCAATATCTTCTAGGTATGATGTATTTTTCCGGAGAAAATGTTCAAAAAGACTTACAAAAGGGAATAAAATGGCTTCAAAAAGCAGCAGAGCAAGGGATTCCAGAAGCTCAACTTTATATTGGATTACTAAAATTTAAAGGCACAGGGGGCATACAACAAGATGTGAACCAAGCAATTACGTGGCTTGAAAAATCGGCAAATCAAGGAAATATTGATGCTCAAATAAACTTAGCAACAGTTTATGAAAATGCGAATAAATTTGAAGAAGCAGTTAAATGGTATTTAAAAGCTGCTGAAAAAGGGCACGTTAAAGCACAAATAATATTAGGTAAGGCTTATTATGAAGGAACTGGTGTTTCAAAAAATACTAAAGAAGCCATTAAATGGTTCGAAAAAGCAGCAGAACAAGAAAATCTCGATGCCCAAATGAACTTAGCAATAGTATACGGCAATGAAAAAAATTATGAAGAAGCGGCTAAGTGGTACTTAAAAGCTGCTGAAAAAGGGGAAGTTGAAGCACAAGTAAAACTTGGTAAGTTTTACTATGAAGGTATTGGTGTTCTAAAAAATATAAATGAATCAATTAAATGGTTTGAAAAAGCAGCCGAAAAAAATAATTCTTATGCCCAGTATAATTTAGGAATTATTCATCTCGAGAATGATAACAAATTAAAGTCATTAGAATATATGCGCCAAGCTGCTGAAAAAGGGCATTCTGAAGCTGAATTTATCATGGGTAAATTCTATTTCGAAGGTAAAGTAGTTAGTAAAGATTATAATGAAGCAAAGAGATGGTTTGAGAAGGGAGTGCCAAAAGGATTTTCTCCAGCTCAAGAAGCCTTACAGATTGTGAATAGAGTATTATAA